A genomic segment from Polyangium mundeleinium encodes:
- a CDS encoding NUDIX hydrolase — protein sequence MSVTYHYPRPALAVDCVVFGLDEEDLKVLLIRRGVDPFAGRWALPGGFVRLDETLDEAARRELREEAGIEKVYLEQLYTFGAVDRDPRERVVSVTYYALVKLSEHMVRAATDAREAAWFAIDDLPRLAFDHESIVDKAITRLRGKVRYAPIGFELLPKKFTLTQLQRVYEKVLGYELDKRNFRKKVAATGLLIELDEVEQDVAHRAARLYTFDEKTYRKLEKEGFLFEI from the coding sequence ATGAGCGTGACCTACCACTACCCGCGCCCGGCGCTCGCCGTGGACTGCGTCGTGTTTGGCCTCGACGAGGAGGACCTCAAGGTCCTCCTCATTCGGCGCGGCGTCGATCCTTTCGCCGGGCGCTGGGCTTTGCCTGGCGGGTTCGTGCGCCTCGACGAGACACTCGACGAGGCCGCGCGGCGTGAGCTTCGCGAAGAGGCCGGCATCGAAAAGGTGTACCTCGAACAGCTTTATACGTTCGGGGCCGTGGACCGGGATCCACGCGAGCGTGTCGTTTCGGTGACCTATTACGCGCTCGTGAAGCTCTCCGAGCACATGGTCCGCGCCGCCACGGACGCGCGCGAGGCCGCCTGGTTTGCGATCGACGACTTGCCGCGGCTCGCGTTTGATCACGAATCCATCGTCGACAAGGCCATCACGCGCCTGCGCGGCAAGGTGCGGTATGCGCCCATCGGGTTCGAGCTCTTGCCCAAGAAGTTCACGCTCACGCAGCTCCAGCGCGTGTACGAGAAGGTGCTCGGGTACGAGCTCGACAAGCGAAACTTCCGCAAGAAAGTGGCCGCGACGGGGCTCTTGATCGAGCTCGACGAGGTGGAGCAGGACGTCGCGCATCGGGCGGCGCGGCTCTATACGTTCGACGAGAAGACGTACCGCAAGCTCGAAAAAGAGGGCTT